In Rattus norvegicus strain BN/NHsdMcwi chromosome 3, GRCr8, whole genome shotgun sequence, a genomic segment contains:
- the Wfdc15a gene encoding WAP four-disulfide core domain protein 15A isoform X1: protein MKPNSLLQFTTTTLLCLSMVRLSVTRKGVTPKQGYCPEFLLNCPFVLLPLCNRDSGCKGTKKCCFYYCQMRCVEPWTSLT, encoded by the exons ATGAAGCCAAACAGCCTCCTACAGTTCACAACAACCACCCTCCTTTGCCTTAGCATGGTGCGGCTTAGCGTAACTAGGAAAGGAG ttacACCCAAACAAGGGTACTGCCCGGAGTTTCTTCTTAACTGCCCGTTTGTCCTGTTACCTTTATGCAACCGTGATAGTGGGTGCAAGGGCACCAAAAAGTGCTGTTTCTACTACTGTCAGATGCGGTGTGTGGAACCTTGGACATCTTTGACTTGA
- the Wfdc15b gene encoding WAP four-disulfide core domain protein 15B precursor — MKLLSLPLLTVTILLCCNMAQAIFWRKKALSKPGFCPEFHLPCPFVLVPKCRRDRGCSGSLKCCFYYCQMRCVVPWDNSD; from the exons ATGAAGCTGCTTAGCCTCCCTCTACTCACAGTGACCATTCTTCTTTGCTGCAACATGGCTCAGGCTATATTCTGGAGGAAGAAGG CTTTATCCAAACCTGGCTTTTGCCCAGAGTTTCATCTTCCCTGCCCTTTTGTCCTCGTGCCCAAATGCAGGCGTGATAGAGGCTGCAGTGGCTCCCTAAAGTGTTGCTTCTACTACTGTCAGATGCGCTGTGTGGTTCCATGGGACAATTCTGATTAG